From a single Paenibacillus sp. FSL R5-0345 genomic region:
- a CDS encoding DNA polymerase IV encodes MDNRDPEDKKVDIVQNVDQYYPTSGRVILHVDMNAFYCSVHEAEDPDQFRGKATAVAGSVELRKGIIVTCSYVARRLGISTGMQVQKALRICPSLIVIKPDFHLYRKYSNAFMQIAYSYTPLLEAVSIDECYLDITGSRQFGTPMEIAETIQRRIMEELGLPCSIGIAPNKLLAKMASDLKKPNGISVLRLRDVPKILWDKPCNEMFGIGGKTAEKLRKLGIYSIGQLAAADEKMLVENFGVMGSWLKRAGNGIDNGIVNPEREQSKSIGHTTTLPRDVVGLAEVRPILLNLSDQVARRLRKQGLVASGVQLTIRTPDMKTITRSRQLEAPSESGEDIYKSVCDLYVRHWNGEKPVRLLGVTLQGLIAKEESAIQLDLFDYERQPKKESLTKAMDMLRNKFGENAVLTAGMLSDTHSARLRNHKERGTSLQKDNLLSVEPDNE; translated from the coding sequence TTGGACAATAGAGACCCTGAGGATAAGAAGGTAGATATTGTGCAGAATGTTGATCAGTATTATCCAACGAGTGGCAGGGTCATCCTGCATGTGGATATGAATGCTTTTTATTGCTCGGTGCATGAGGCAGAGGACCCGGACCAATTCAGAGGTAAGGCTACTGCAGTTGCAGGTAGTGTTGAATTACGGAAAGGGATCATTGTTACTTGTTCGTATGTCGCCCGCAGATTGGGGATCTCGACGGGTATGCAGGTACAAAAGGCACTTCGGATTTGTCCATCGCTTATCGTTATTAAGCCGGACTTCCATTTATACCGGAAATATTCTAATGCTTTTATGCAGATTGCCTATAGCTATACACCTTTATTGGAAGCAGTGTCGATAGATGAATGTTACTTAGATATCACGGGCTCCAGGCAATTCGGTACTCCTATGGAAATTGCGGAAACTATCCAACGACGTATAATGGAAGAATTGGGTTTGCCGTGCTCTATTGGTATTGCCCCAAATAAGCTGCTGGCGAAGATGGCCTCCGATTTAAAAAAACCAAATGGTATATCGGTACTGCGGCTTCGCGATGTTCCTAAGATTTTATGGGACAAGCCATGTAATGAAATGTTCGGTATAGGTGGAAAAACAGCAGAAAAGCTTCGAAAGCTGGGTATTTACAGTATTGGTCAATTAGCAGCAGCGGATGAGAAAATGCTCGTTGAGAATTTTGGAGTTATGGGCTCATGGCTAAAGCGTGCAGGGAACGGCATCGATAATGGGATAGTAAATCCTGAACGAGAGCAAAGTAAGTCGATCGGACACACCACCACACTGCCGCGGGATGTCGTTGGCCTTGCTGAGGTACGACCCATTTTGCTGAATTTAAGTGATCAGGTAGCCCGGCGCTTGCGTAAGCAAGGGCTTGTTGCTTCGGGTGTTCAGCTAACCATTCGAACGCCAGATATGAAGACGATTACTCGCTCGCGTCAGCTTGAGGCACCTTCAGAGAGTGGTGAAGATATCTACAAGTCTGTTTGTGATCTCTATGTTCGACATTGGAATGGTGAGAAGCCAGTTCGACTGCTTGGTGTGACATTGCAAGGATTGATCGCTAAAGAGGAATCTGCAATTCAACTGGATTTGTTCGATTACGAACGTCAGCCAAAGAAAGAATCACTGACCAAGGCCATGGATATGCTGCGCAATAAATTTGGTGAAAATGCAGTTTTGACCGCCGGGATGTTAAGTGATACTCATTCTGCAAGGCTTCGTAATCATAAAGAACGTGGTACCTCGCTGCAAAAGGATAACCTGCTATCTGTTGAGCCGGATAATGAGTGA
- a CDS encoding ferredoxin — protein sequence MAKYTWVEKDTCIACGACGATAPDIFDYDDEGLAEVIYENDGNHGVTAIPDDLFDDLQDSCDGCPTDSIKIADEPFNKEG from the coding sequence ATGGCTAAGTACACTTGGGTCGAAAAAGACACTTGTATCGCTTGCGGTGCATGTGGCGCGACGGCTCCTGATATTTTTGATTACGATGATGAAGGTTTGGCGGAAGTTATTTATGAAAATGACGGAAACCACGGTGTGACAGCGATTCCGGATGATTTGTTTGATGATCTCCAAGATTCCTGTGACGGTTGCCCAACCGACTCCATTAAAATTGCGGACGAACCTTTTAACAAAGAAGGTTAA